From a region of the Triticum aestivum cultivar Chinese Spring chromosome 7D, IWGSC CS RefSeq v2.1, whole genome shotgun sequence genome:
- the LOC123169384 gene encoding uncharacterized protein: protein MAEIREETARAGEGERLKMLHEEAAHPRSNSGMDPGDPRRKAIEAEEMRDRTAVEAGEEDYEADMAAKFRHRWEERWSGYFGSFEDTTLIPPMRFTDEPPGPRDFACSYMHTLNVFSVKLAGLHRDLAWPLHVFSIVAARDTLDHNRNIILHRTRDNRQIIHQEDPYLELTGPIRGIVVIDPVKFEVVLKVKGSTESEDKDLSFLVVRYFSNGGESRSLVINKIRTNKLSTLELTFGHIVRSVEAAISVRVIGGSWPDGFRGVFTATTGSINHMKFSLLSSRNCKFPVKSDGMILLSRCVVCVELDGELMVSIMAQHEDEEKVVDQSDDNVFTPKKAGRSHNILKIGSCKMEVTVACSVFSDRILVRDEWVGARHL, encoded by the exons ATGGCAGAGATCAGGGAGGAGACCGCGAGGGCCGGGGAGGGTGAGAGGCTGAAGATGCTGCACGAGGAGGCGGCTCACCCGAGGAGCAACTCCGGCATGGACCCGGGGGACCCGAGGAGGAAGGCAATCGAAGCGGAGGAGATGAGAGACAGGACGGCGGTGGAAGCAGGCGAGGAGGACTACGAGGCCGACATGGCTGCCAAGTTCCGCCATCGCTGGGAGGAGCGATGGTCCGGCTATTTCGGCTCCTTTGAGGACACCA CACTTATTCCACCGATGCGCTTCACGGATGAACCACCTGGGCCACGAGACTTCGCGTGCTCCTACATGCATACTCTCAACGTCTTCTCGGTCAAACTTGCTGGACTACATAGGGATTTGGCATGGCCACTCCATGTGTTCAGCATCGTCGCCGCACGCGACACTCTGGATCACAATCGCAATATCATCTTGCATCGCACCAGGGATAACCGCCAAATCATCCATCAGGAG GATCCCTACCTAGAATTGACAGGTCCTATCCGTGGTATCGTGGTGATTGATCCTGTGAAATTTGAGGTTGTGCTGAAAGTGAAGGGCTCCACTGAATCCGAGGACAAAGATTTAAGCTTTCTGGTTGTGCGGTACTTTAGTAACGGCGGTGAAAGTCGGTCACTTGTGATCAACAAAATCAGGACTAACAAGCTTAGCACACTAGAGTTGACATTCGGCCACATTGTTCGCTCTGTGGAGGCCGCGATTAGTGTGAGAGTGATTGGCGGTTCATGGCCAGATGGGTTTCGAGGTGTATTTACAGCTACCACTGGCAGCATAAATCACATGAAGTTCTCGTTGCTTTCTTCTAGAAACTGTAAGTTTCCTGTCAAGTCTGATGGAATGATCTTGCTATCACGATGTGTTGTTTGTGTTGAACTCGATGGAGAACTCATGGTTTCCATCATGGCACAACATGAAGACGAGGAGAAAGTTGTTGATCAGAGTGATGATAACGTTTTTACACCTAAGAAAGCTGGTAGAAGCCATAATATCCTCAAGATTGGGTCGTGCAAGATGGAAGTCACTGTGGCCTGCTCTGTTTTCTCGGATCGTATACTTGTTCGTGACGAATGGGTTGGTGCTCGGCATCTGTGA
- the LOC123169381 gene encoding vacuolar protein-sorting-associated protein 33 homolog isoform X2, with translation MAQIPNLDNAPLNLTALREQSQKELVSIIKSIMGNKCLVIDPKLAGTLSLILHTSVLKEHVTELRILSADPVQTECPKVVYLVRSQLSLMKFVANQIKNDESKGLQREYHLYFVPRRVVACEMILEEGKVHQKLAIIGEYPLYLVPLDEDVISFELGDDDYSSQECRLIEGDTATSVWHIAEAIHRLELAFGVIPNVRAKGVASTKAAQLLNHMHLQDPVHMDDMGIPEIETVILLDREVDMVTPMCSQLTYEGLLDEMLEIHDGSVQVDAGIMGAQQDGKKVKVPLNSSDKLYREIRDLNFHVVLRVVHQKATSIQQDYAQVKSTNTQSVSELKDFVKRLHSLPEITRHVNLAHHLQSFAGKPLFHARVEIEQKILEAKDYDTCYKYIEEIIQKQEPIETVLRLLVLFSLTNAGLPRKNFDYLRREILHSYGFEHMPLLYNLEKAGLVKRRESRSNWAVIRRALQLIVDIKDPDSPDDMSYVFAGYAPLSIRLVEHAMRSGWQSIEEVLKLLPGPRLDLKRGVSTISGSSELLPDGAQQNTDRVGRRSVVLVVFVGGVTFAEIAALRFLGAQEGMGYDFVVATTKVITGNTLLRPIIASSKQRIVQSITNPCPGGDFPCSVQGHFLFCHWKCYCLCSCIRVLYFLVR, from the exons ATGGCACAGATTCCAAACCTCGATAACGCGCCGCTCAATCTCACTGCCCTCAGGGAGCAGTCACAGAAGGAACTCGTCAGCATAATCAAGAGCATCATGGGGAACAAGTGTCTGGTCATCGATCCGAAGCTCGCGGGCACCCTCTCGCTGATCCTGCACACCTCGGTGCTAAAGGAACATGTCACAGAGCTGCGGATCCTCTCCGCCGACCCTGTGCAGACGGAGTGCCCCAAGGTGGTGTACCTTGTTCGGTCCCAGCTCAGCTTGATGAAATTCGTGGCAAATCAGATCAAGAACGACGAATCCAAGGGCCTCCAGAGGGAATACCACCTCTATTTTGTGCCACGTCGTGTAGTTGCCTGTGAGATGATTCTGGAGGAAGGGAAAGTTCATCAGAAGTTGGCAATAATCGGAGAATATCCCTTGTATCTGGTTCCGTTGGATGAGGATGTCATTTCTTTTGAGCTTGGTGATGATGACTATTCCTCGCAGGAATGTCGCCTTATTGAAGGGGATACGGCGACTTCTGTGTGGCACATTGCAGAAGCTATCCATAGGCTAGAGCTTGCCTTTGGAGTCATCCCCAATGTTAGAGCCAAGGGTGTGGCATCAACCAAAGCTGCCCAGCTGCTCAACCATATGCATCTCCAAGACCCTGTCCACATGGATGACATGGGGATTCCGGAGATAGAGACCGTTATCTTGCTAGATCGAGAGGTGGATATGGTGACACCAATGTGCTCTCAGCTGACGTATGAAGGCCTCTTAGACGAGATGCTGGAAATTCACGACGGatctgtgcaagttgatgccggcATCATGGGCGCCCAACAAGATGGGAAAAAGGTCAAGGTTCCACTCAATTCGAGCGATAAGTTGTACAGGGAGATTCGAGACCTCAACTTCCATGTTGTGCTTCGGGTCGTCCACCAAAAGGCAACGTCTATTCAGCAAGATTACGCGCAAGTGAAATCCACGAATACGCAGTCGGTTTCTGAGCTCAAGGACTTTGTGAAAAGGTTACACTCCCTACCGGAGATAACCAGGCATGTTAATTTGGCGCACCATCTGCAATCCTTTGCTGGAAAACCCTTGTTTCATGCCCGAGTAGAGATTGAGCAAAAGATACTGGAGGCGAAGGACTATGATACGTGTTACAAGTACATTGAGGAGATCATACAGAAGCAAGAGCCTATTGAGACTGTGCTTCGCCTTCTGGTGTTATTTTCCCTTACAAATGCTGGGTTGCCGAGGAAGAATTTCGACTACCTGAGGCGGGAGATACTGCACAGTTATGGCTTTGAGCACATGCCCTTGTTGTACAATCTGGAAAAGGCTGGCCTTGTTAAAAGGCGGGAATCGAGGAGTAATTGGGCTGTTATTAGGAGAGCTCTCCAGCTTATAGTTGATATAAAGGATCCTGATTCCCCTGATGATATGTCATACGTCTTTGCTGGATACGCGCCTCTTAGTATTCGCCTTGTTGAGCATGCTATGAGGTCTGGATGGCAATCTATTGAAGAAGTGTTGAAATTATTGCCGGGCCCTCGTCTGGATTTGAAAAGAGGTGTCTCGACCATTAGTGGTTCATCAGAATTGCTACCAGACGGGGCACAGCAGAATACCGACAGGGTTGGCCGTCGCTCCGTTGTTCTGGTTGTGTTTGTTGGTGGCGTAACATTTGCTGAGATTGCCGCGCTTCGATTTCTTGGTGCACAGGAAGGAATGGGCTATGACTTCGTGGTTGCAACAACAAAGGTCATCACTGGCAACACATTACTAAGACCAATTATAGCCAGCAGCAAACAGAG GATTGTACAAAGCATCACAAACCCATGCCCAGGAGGGGATTTTCCTTGTTCAGTTCAGGGCCACTTTTTATTCTGCCACTGGAAATGCTATTGCTTGTGCTCTTGCATTCGAGTCTTGTATTTTCTTGTCAGATAA
- the LOC123169381 gene encoding vacuolar protein-sorting-associated protein 33 homolog isoform X1 has product MAQIPNLDNAPLNLTALREQSQKELVSIIKSIMGNKCLVIDPKLAGTLSLILHTSVLKEHVTELRILSADPVQTECPKVVYLVRSQLSLMKFVANQIKNDESKGLQREYHLYFVPRRVVACEMILEEGKVHQKLAIIGEYPLYLVPLDEDVISFELGDDDYSSQECRLIEGDTATSVWHIAEAIHRLELAFGVIPNVRAKGVASTKAAQLLNHMHLQDPVHMDDMGIPEIETVILLDREVDMVTPMCSQLTYEGLLDEMLEIHDGSVQVDAGIMGAQQDGKKVKVPLNSSDKLYREIRDLNFHVVLRVVHQKATSIQQDYAQVKSTNTQSVSELKDFVKRLHSLPEITRHVNLAHHLQSFAGKPLFHARVEIEQKILEAKDYDTCYKYIEEIIQKQEPIETVLRLLVLFSLTNAGLPRKNFDYLRREILHSYGFEHMPLLYNLEKAGLVKRRESRSNWAVIRRALQLIVDIKDPDSPDDMSYVFAGYAPLSIRLVEHAMRSGWQSIEEVLKLLPGPRLDLKRGVSTISGSSELLPDGAQQNTDRVGRRSVVLVVFVGGVTFAEIAALRFLGAQEGMGYDFVVATTKVITGNTLLRPIIASSKQRMI; this is encoded by the coding sequence ATGGCACAGATTCCAAACCTCGATAACGCGCCGCTCAATCTCACTGCCCTCAGGGAGCAGTCACAGAAGGAACTCGTCAGCATAATCAAGAGCATCATGGGGAACAAGTGTCTGGTCATCGATCCGAAGCTCGCGGGCACCCTCTCGCTGATCCTGCACACCTCGGTGCTAAAGGAACATGTCACAGAGCTGCGGATCCTCTCCGCCGACCCTGTGCAGACGGAGTGCCCCAAGGTGGTGTACCTTGTTCGGTCCCAGCTCAGCTTGATGAAATTCGTGGCAAATCAGATCAAGAACGACGAATCCAAGGGCCTCCAGAGGGAATACCACCTCTATTTTGTGCCACGTCGTGTAGTTGCCTGTGAGATGATTCTGGAGGAAGGGAAAGTTCATCAGAAGTTGGCAATAATCGGAGAATATCCCTTGTATCTGGTTCCGTTGGATGAGGATGTCATTTCTTTTGAGCTTGGTGATGATGACTATTCCTCGCAGGAATGTCGCCTTATTGAAGGGGATACGGCGACTTCTGTGTGGCACATTGCAGAAGCTATCCATAGGCTAGAGCTTGCCTTTGGAGTCATCCCCAATGTTAGAGCCAAGGGTGTGGCATCAACCAAAGCTGCCCAGCTGCTCAACCATATGCATCTCCAAGACCCTGTCCACATGGATGACATGGGGATTCCGGAGATAGAGACCGTTATCTTGCTAGATCGAGAGGTGGATATGGTGACACCAATGTGCTCTCAGCTGACGTATGAAGGCCTCTTAGACGAGATGCTGGAAATTCACGACGGatctgtgcaagttgatgccggcATCATGGGCGCCCAACAAGATGGGAAAAAGGTCAAGGTTCCACTCAATTCGAGCGATAAGTTGTACAGGGAGATTCGAGACCTCAACTTCCATGTTGTGCTTCGGGTCGTCCACCAAAAGGCAACGTCTATTCAGCAAGATTACGCGCAAGTGAAATCCACGAATACGCAGTCGGTTTCTGAGCTCAAGGACTTTGTGAAAAGGTTACACTCCCTACCGGAGATAACCAGGCATGTTAATTTGGCGCACCATCTGCAATCCTTTGCTGGAAAACCCTTGTTTCATGCCCGAGTAGAGATTGAGCAAAAGATACTGGAGGCGAAGGACTATGATACGTGTTACAAGTACATTGAGGAGATCATACAGAAGCAAGAGCCTATTGAGACTGTGCTTCGCCTTCTGGTGTTATTTTCCCTTACAAATGCTGGGTTGCCGAGGAAGAATTTCGACTACCTGAGGCGGGAGATACTGCACAGTTATGGCTTTGAGCACATGCCCTTGTTGTACAATCTGGAAAAGGCTGGCCTTGTTAAAAGGCGGGAATCGAGGAGTAATTGGGCTGTTATTAGGAGAGCTCTCCAGCTTATAGTTGATATAAAGGATCCTGATTCCCCTGATGATATGTCATACGTCTTTGCTGGATACGCGCCTCTTAGTATTCGCCTTGTTGAGCATGCTATGAGGTCTGGATGGCAATCTATTGAAGAAGTGTTGAAATTATTGCCGGGCCCTCGTCTGGATTTGAAAAGAGGTGTCTCGACCATTAGTGGTTCATCAGAATTGCTACCAGACGGGGCACAGCAGAATACCGACAGGGTTGGCCGTCGCTCCGTTGTTCTGGTTGTGTTTGTTGGTGGCGTAACATTTGCTGAGATTGCCGCGCTTCGATTTCTTGGTGCACAGGAAGGAATGGGCTATGACTTCGTGGTTGCAACAACAAAGGTCATCACTGGCAACACATTACTAAGACCAATTATAGCCAGCAGCAAACAGAGGATGATTTAG